The Chroococcidiopsis sp. TS-821 genome includes a region encoding these proteins:
- a CDS encoding photosystem I protein PsaX, which yields MTSQATKDATIKTGNPPYPYRTIIALILLAGNFLVAAIYFRIINP from the coding sequence ATGACTTCTCAAGCTACTAAAGATGCCACCATCAAAACAGGTAATCCTCCTTACCCTTATCGGACAATTATTGCCCTCATCTTGCTAGCAGGTAACTTTTTAGTTGCTGCAATTTATTTCCGCATTATTAATCCTTAA
- a CDS encoding PleD family two-component system response regulator, translating to MGSNKILVIDDSRVIRARLKEMLPPGNFELLEAKDGVEGLKLISQESLSLIMLDFLLPKLSGWEVFQQIQQNHHWQKIPLVLMSGRKEEVLEKIQEPFEYFEFISKPFEQKELVAAIKSAMQKAKLPRKKVVVSNPTVIQEPTVIQGSLDNANLSEIELLNQKITKMQTEINQLKKQMAQLISWLHHRAS from the coding sequence GTGGGAAGTAATAAAATACTCGTTATTGATGATAGTCGAGTGATTCGAGCGCGGCTTAAGGAGATGTTACCGCCTGGTAATTTTGAGCTTTTAGAAGCAAAAGATGGCGTGGAGGGTCTAAAATTAATATCTCAAGAATCCTTAAGCTTAATTATGTTGGATTTTCTACTTCCTAAACTTAGTGGATGGGAAGTTTTTCAACAAATTCAGCAAAATCATCATTGGCAAAAAATTCCTTTGGTCTTAATGTCTGGACGCAAGGAAGAAGTTTTAGAAAAAATTCAGGAACCGTTTGAATACTTTGAGTTTATTTCAAAACCATTTGAACAAAAAGAGTTAGTTGCTGCAATTAAATCAGCAATGCAGAAAGCGAAGCTACCACGTAAAAAAGTGGTTGTCAGTAATCCCACAGTTATTCAAGAACCTACGGTTATTCAAGGTTCTTTAGATAATGCGAACCTCAGCGAAATAGAGTTACTGAATCAAAAAATCACAAAGATGCAAACAGAAATTAACCAATTGAAGAAACAAATGGCACAACTCATCAGTTGGCTGCATCACCGTGCTAGCTAA
- the lipA gene encoding lipoyl synthase, with product MNQSPASKLNFDPVPAWLRRPIGKASELSIVQKIIKQRQIHTICEEGRCPNRGECYAQKTASFLLMGPTCTRSCAFCQVDKGHAPMPLDPDEPRKVAEAVQLLGLRYVVLTSVARDDLPDQGASWFVKTMEAIRKDNPATQIEVLTADFWGGTSQEAGQRDRIATVVRAKPACYNHNIETVRRLQGPVRRGAKYDRSLRVLQIVKELDASIPTKSGLMLGHGETEAEVIETMADLRTVGCDRITIGQYMRPSLAHLPVQKYWTPAEFEHLGAIAREMGFAHVRSGPLVRSSYHAGEDEESRELELRG from the coding sequence ATGAATCAATCACCAGCTTCCAAACTCAATTTTGACCCAGTACCAGCATGGTTGCGTCGTCCAATTGGAAAAGCTAGCGAACTCTCTATAGTCCAAAAAATTATTAAGCAACGTCAAATTCATACTATCTGTGAAGAAGGTCGCTGTCCTAACCGCGGTGAGTGTTACGCGCAAAAAACGGCATCCTTCTTACTGATGGGACCTACGTGTACTAGATCTTGTGCCTTTTGTCAAGTTGATAAAGGTCACGCACCCATGCCGTTAGATCCTGACGAACCGCGCAAGGTAGCCGAAGCAGTACAGTTATTAGGGTTACGCTACGTTGTTTTGACCTCGGTAGCGCGGGATGACTTACCCGATCAAGGTGCGAGTTGGTTTGTAAAAACGATGGAAGCGATTCGCAAAGATAACCCAGCGACACAAATTGAGGTTCTCACCGCAGATTTTTGGGGTGGTACTTCTCAAGAAGCAGGACAGCGCGATCGCATTGCGACGGTCGTTCGAGCAAAACCAGCGTGTTACAACCACAATATCGAAACTGTACGCCGCTTACAAGGACCTGTACGCCGAGGAGCTAAATACGATCGCTCGCTGCGCGTTCTTCAAATTGTCAAAGAACTCGATGCGAGTATTCCAACGAAATCTGGGTTAATGCTGGGACACGGCGAAACCGAAGCAGAAGTGATTGAAACAATGGCAGACTTGCGGACGGTAGGATGCGATCGCATCACGATTGGTCAGTATATGCGCCCTTCACTCGCACACCTCCCTGTACAGAAATATTGGACACCCGCAGAATTTGAACATTTAGGAGCGATCGCCCGCGAGATGGGTTTTGCGCACGTGCGTTCGGGTCCGTTGGTGCGGAGCTCGTATCATGCTGGAGAGGACGAGGAAAGCAGAGAGTTAGAGCTCAGGGGTTGA
- the hrmK gene encoding hybrid histidine kinase/response regulator HrmK, with amino-acid sequence MQQSNIPEEIQMGATYFEQKVANPEVLQFQQIIADLWLERGLNELQNQINRCLTRAYHSQQALQELEAEVFQILIQQLSISLKTDKVAIAFLQGLSSLTIDGTTPKRLSSELNYQVCYSALPTGAASTKNLLKAWQLQQILSPQELQALQNQKPKAAWALQDDRGVVGWLIVTTSPFPRSATFVERLKFQRQPQFIERSLNITMQAIAQLRKLQALVLKCQHLEVQNCDLLRTNKLKSEFLANTSHEIRTPLSSILGFTHLLKAQGYNPENHRHQEYLNIILTSGQHLLALLNDILDLSKIEANQLEIKKETVNIPDVCRSAINLVKEKASDKNLQLQFDIDASATTLVADSLRLKQMLFNLLSNALKFTNKGAVGLQVKQKGAFIHFTVWDTGTGIAKEKQPQLFQPYVQISNVVAGRQEGTGLGLALTQKLAQLHGGWVEVQSEVNRGSQFTIVLPLTTAVATSETNIQPQRSVTTDIRPSLNSQATPKTVTVMLVEDNFHNAKLMTTYLRKLGYQVTWVNSAAQMWEELPKAKPAVILMDVHLPDVDGLTLVQQLQANAEYRHIPVIVQTAMAMKGDRETCLAAGAIDYISKPIDLQALANMVSKYSDLDH; translated from the coding sequence ATGCAGCAGTCTAATATACCAGAAGAAATCCAAATGGGTGCAACTTATTTTGAACAAAAAGTTGCGAATCCAGAAGTGCTGCAATTCCAGCAAATTATTGCTGATTTGTGGCTAGAACGAGGCTTGAACGAGTTGCAGAATCAAATTAATCGCTGCTTAACTCGCGCGTATCACAGTCAGCAAGCTTTACAAGAGTTAGAAGCTGAAGTGTTTCAAATACTGATTCAGCAGTTGAGTATTTCCCTCAAAACAGACAAAGTTGCGATCGCATTTTTACAAGGTTTATCGTCACTCACGATCGATGGTACAACACCAAAGCGCTTATCGAGCGAACTCAATTATCAAGTTTGCTATAGTGCCTTGCCTACAGGTGCTGCGTCAACAAAGAACCTGTTAAAAGCTTGGCAACTACAACAAATCTTATCGCCTCAAGAATTGCAGGCGCTGCAAAATCAGAAACCCAAAGCAGCATGGGCGTTGCAAGACGATCGCGGAGTTGTTGGCTGGTTAATTGTCACAACGAGTCCATTTCCAAGAAGTGCAACGTTTGTAGAAAGATTAAAATTTCAACGGCAACCACAGTTCATCGAGCGATCGCTTAACATAACAATGCAAGCTATTGCCCAACTGCGGAAACTACAAGCACTCGTGCTTAAATGTCAGCATCTAGAAGTGCAAAATTGCGATTTATTGCGTACAAATAAGTTAAAAAGTGAATTTCTCGCGAATACAAGTCATGAAATTCGGACTCCTTTAAGTTCTATTTTGGGATTTACGCACTTGTTAAAAGCACAAGGCTACAATCCAGAAAATCACAGACATCAAGAATATCTCAATATCATTCTCACCAGTGGGCAACACCTTTTAGCACTGCTCAACGATATTTTAGATTTATCAAAAATCGAGGCAAATCAACTCGAAATCAAGAAAGAAACTGTCAATATTCCTGATGTTTGCCGTAGTGCAATCAATTTAGTCAAAGAAAAAGCCAGCGATAAAAACTTGCAACTCCAATTCGATATTGATGCGAGTGCAACTACCTTGGTAGCCGATTCGCTGCGCTTGAAGCAAATGCTGTTCAATTTGCTATCGAATGCACTCAAGTTTACAAATAAAGGTGCCGTCGGCTTACAAGTAAAACAAAAAGGCGCATTTATCCACTTTACGGTATGGGATACGGGTACAGGAATTGCTAAAGAAAAGCAGCCACAATTATTTCAGCCGTATGTGCAAATTTCTAACGTTGTGGCGGGGCGTCAAGAGGGAACAGGCTTGGGATTAGCTTTGACACAGAAACTTGCTCAACTGCACGGAGGTTGGGTAGAAGTGCAATCTGAAGTCAATCGCGGTTCGCAATTTACGATCGTTCTTCCGCTAACGACAGCAGTTGCGACAAGTGAAACTAATATACAGCCACAACGTAGTGTAACCACAGATATTCGCCCTAGTCTTAACTCGCAAGCTACACCCAAAACCGTAACAGTGATGTTGGTAGAAGATAATTTTCACAATGCGAAGTTGATGACGACATATTTGCGCAAATTAGGCTATCAAGTCACCTGGGTAAATAGCGCGGCGCAGATGTGGGAAGAATTACCAAAAGCTAAACCAGCCGTGATTTTGATGGATGTTCACCTCCCTGATGTGGATGGACTGACCTTAGTACAACAACTACAAGCCAACGCTGAGTATCGTCATATTCCCGTTATTGTACAAACCGCGATGGCGATGAAAGGCGATCGCGAAACTTGTCTAGCAGCTGGCGCG
- a CDS encoding branched-chain amino acid ABC transporter permease, with translation MDVQQAQLIVNGIAVGSIIALAAVGLTLTYGILRLANFAHGDFMTLGAYLTLVANTVGNINIWLSMAIGACGTAIAMLLSEKLLWSRMRANRATSTTLIILSIGLALFVRYGIVFIWGGSNQAYNLPVSPARDLLGLKIPQNQIIVLVLAVLAILSLHYLLQNTKIGKAMRAVADDIDLARVSGINVDQVIVWTWAIAGSLTALGGSMYGLITAVRPNMGWFLILPMFASVILGGIGNPYGAIAAAFIIGISQEVSTPFLGSQYKQGVALFIMILVLLIRPKGLFKGTI, from the coding sequence ATGGACGTACAACAAGCTCAACTCATCGTTAATGGAATTGCAGTAGGTAGCATCATTGCTTTAGCTGCGGTGGGATTAACACTCACCTATGGAATATTGCGTCTAGCCAACTTTGCCCATGGTGACTTTATGACGCTGGGTGCGTATCTCACGCTCGTTGCCAATACTGTAGGAAATATAAACATTTGGCTGTCAATGGCGATTGGAGCGTGCGGTACCGCGATCGCGATGCTACTTTCAGAAAAATTACTTTGGTCGCGAATGCGTGCTAACCGAGCAACTTCTACAACATTGATTATTCTTTCGATTGGACTTGCACTTTTCGTCCGTTATGGCATTGTTTTTATTTGGGGTGGTAGCAATCAAGCCTACAATTTGCCCGTTTCTCCAGCCAGAGACCTTTTAGGATTGAAAATTCCCCAAAATCAAATCATTGTTCTCGTACTGGCAGTACTAGCCATTTTAAGCCTACATTACTTATTACAGAATACAAAAATAGGCAAAGCCATGCGTGCGGTGGCAGATGATATCGACCTTGCCCGCGTTTCTGGTATCAATGTTGACCAAGTCATTGTTTGGACTTGGGCGATCGCGGGAAGTTTAACTGCCTTAGGCGGTAGTATGTACGGCTTAATCACCGCAGTCCGCCCCAACATGGGTTGGTTTCTAATTTTACCAATGTTTGCTTCGGTGATTCTGGGAGGAATTGGCAATCCTTACGGAGCGATCGCCGCTGCTTTCATCATTGGCATATCGCAAGAAGTGAGTACGCCATTTCTTGGTTCGCAATACAAACAAGGCGTAGCCCTATTTATTATGATTTTGGTCTTACTGATTCGTCCCAAAGGACTTTTCAAAGGAACCATCTAA